One genomic region from Athalia rosae chromosome 3, iyAthRosa1.1, whole genome shotgun sequence encodes:
- the LOC105687272 gene encoding odorant receptor 46a-like — protein MGSTKRMRTKRRFTFEQSMLILKYSVAPIACWPLPAEASASDVRLHNIWWWFAFIHSTVSTGGWFWHVYQNSNNFNVAMKSVTELFPISAVWIKMVICRIEASRLQKSLAEMNSFLRNATAEEWEMVMRYYDRHFTSHSTFFIASVSITLLHIIGPAVIPDQLFPGTVAYPFSVEPFWIYAIVYLSQIFTFIQAGSMLTLALIYTTLLWFTGARFELLAIEFSNATNEDEFRRCIMKHQELIEYFVKLKIGMAKMATVMILIAMTTVSTGGFILIHKPPLFELGKYIICEFAAAVQVLSFAWPSDHIWQMGEKMRQSAYNCAWIGKSPRMLRDLIIVLQRTKSPPVIAVEGFCPALSLEFFGNCVAASFSYIATLRAVAGD, from the exons ATGGGTAGTACTAAGAGAATGCGGACGAAACGACGGTTCACCTTCGAGCAATCTATGCTTATACTGAAATATTCGGTGGCTCCAATAGCATGTTGGCCACTGCCAGCGGAAGCTAGTGCTTCGGACGTTCGATTGCACAATATTTGGTGGTGGTTTGCATTTATCCATTCAACTGTATCTACCGGTGGCTGGTTCTGGCATGTCTATCAGAACTCGAACAATTTCAATGTTGCCATGAAATCGGTTACGGAATTGTTTCCCATATCCGCTGTGTGGATAAAAATGGTTATCTGCAGAATAGAAGCATCCCGATTGCAG AAATCGCTGGCCGAAATGAACTCTTTTCTGAGGAACGCGACGGCAGAAGAATGGGAAATGGTGATGCGATACTACGACAGGCACTTCACTTCGCattcgacttttttcatcgcatcgGTCAGCATAACATTGCTTCACATAATCGGACCCGCGGTAATCCCAGACCAGCTCTTTCCAGGAACAGTTGCGTATCCATTCTCCGTGGAGCCTTTTTGGATTTATGCGATTGTGTACCTTTCGCAAATCTTTACTTTTATACAAGCTGGAAGTATGTTGACGCTAGCTTTGATTTATACCACTTTACTCTGGTTTACTGGTGCCAGATTTGAATTGTTAGCAATCGAATTCTCAAACGCAACCAACGAGGATGAATTTAGACGCTGCATTATGAAACATCAAGAACTGATAGA GTACTTCGTGAAACTTAAGATCGGCATGGCGAAGATGGCCACGGTGATGATTCTCATAGCCATGACTACCGTTTCTACCGGAGGCTTCATACTAATTCAC AAACCACCATTGTTCGAATTGGGAAAGTATATCATCTGCGAATTTGCCGCCGCGGTCCAAGTGTTGTCGTTCGCCTGGCCATCGGACCATATATGGCAGATG ggggaaaaaatgcgTCAATCGGCCTATAATTGCGCGTGGATAGGCAAATCTCCACGAATGCTCAGAGACCTGATTATCGTTCTGCAACGAACAAAGAGTCCACCGGTTATTGCGGTTGAAGGTTTTTGTCCCGCCTTGTCACTTGAGTTCTTCGGAAAT TGCGTAGCGGCTAGCTTTTCATACATTGCAACGTTACGAGCCGTTGCTGGAGACTGA